From Candidatus Coatesbacteria bacterium:
CGCCGAGTACCAAGCGGCGGCCGGCGCAGAGACGATGAACGTCGTAACCGATTCCGATACGCAATCTGACCTCCGGACTGCGGCGCAGCCACACCTGAAGGGATTACAGTCGCGGCTTTCGACCAAGGGGACCCGAAGGGGGATTGTAGGCCGTTAAGTCCGCCGCTGTCAACCTTCCCCGCCCCGCAGAGACCTGAAGAAATCCCCCCGCTGTGGTATACTTCCCGGGCAGAGACGTTGGGAGAGGCCATGTCCCCGGTCAAGCAAAAGCTACAGGTCTTCTTACTGGGCGGCGCCTTCCTGCTGCTGGTGGTTCTGGGGGCCGTCCCCCCCGCCGCCGCCGGCCAGGCCGAGCTGACGGCCTTTATCGGCGAGTATCATGCCACCGCCGTCGAGGAGGGCACACCGCGCTACGACGTCGCCGGTCTGCTCGACTACCTGACGCCGGAACGCTACCGGATCGAGGAACGTCTACGCAACGATCTGTCCTCGGCCGCGGCCGCTCGGACCTGGGAGGAGCTGCGCAGCCTGGCCGCTTCCGACCAGCCGCCCCTGCGCTGGGAACGACTGACCGACGGCTCTGAAAGCGTCGCCGACTATCAGCGCTACGCTCTGATCGGCCGACCCCGGCTGATGTGGGCCCTGGGCAAACCCGACGAATGGATCGATCCGACACTGACCCAGCGGGAGCCGCCCCGGGTGTCGATCCTGATGTACCACGACATCCGCCCCCACAGCAACTACTCCACCGTCATCACCCCGGGCCAGTTCGAACGGCAGGTGCGTTATCTGGCCGAGAACGACTACACCTTCATCACCATCTCCCAGCTCCTCGACGCCGTCTATTCCGGCGGCGCGGGTCTGCCCGAGCGCTGTGTGGCCCTGACCTTCGACGACGGCTGGTCCGGCGTCTACGACTACGCCTTTCCCGTACTGAAGCGCTACGGCGGCACGGCGACGCTCTACGTCTACACCAACTACGTCGACCGCGGCGGGCGGACGATCAGTTGGGACCAGTACCGGGAGATGCTGGCCGCCGGCTTCGAGGTCGGCAGCCATACGGTCAGTCACTGCGATCTGACCGACCGCGAAACCTGGGACGGCTCCGGAACCAAGCCGCCCGCGGGCCGCGGCTCCTACACCGACCGGCTGATGCACGAGCTGGTCGACTCCAGGCTGATCCTGGAGGAGAAGCTGGGCATCGAGGTGCGCAGCCTGGCCCTGCCCTACGGCTGCTACGATTCCTACGTGCTCAAGAGCGCCCTGCTGGCGGGCTACGAAGGCGTGTTGACCATCCGTCAGGCCAACACCTACGTCGACGCCAACACCAACGAGCTGGAGCTCCACCGCTGGAACATCGTTCCCTCGCTGACCCTCGGCCAGTTCATCGCCCGGCTGGAGCGCTGATGGCCGACCCCCGCAGGTTGGCCTGGCGGGTGCTGCGCACCCGGGGATCGGCGTCGCCGAGCGCCGAGGAGCTACTAAGACGGGAGCTCGGCGCTGTCGAGCTGGGCGAGGCCGACCGGCGGCTGGCCTACGAGCTGGTGCTGGGAACCATCCGCTGGCGCGGACTGCTGGATTACAACCTCGGCGCCTGCACCGATCGGCCCCTGCACAGCCTGCAGCCCGAGCTGCGCGAGCTGCTGCGGCTGGGCGCCTATCAACTGCTGCGCCTGGACCGGGTGCCGGACTATGCCGCCGTCTCGACGGCCGTGGAGCTGGCCCGTAGCGAGGCTTCGACACGACGTGCCGCCGGTCTGGTCAACGCCGTGCTGCGCCGTCTGCTCCGCGAGCCGCCGACGCCGCCACAGCCCGACGACGAACCCCTCCGTCATCTGGCCGTCAGTCAGAGCCACCCCCGCTGGCTCGTCGAGCGCTGGAGCGAGCGTTTCGGTCTCGACGAAACCCGACGACTGACCGCCTTCGACAACGCTCCCCGGCCGACCTTCGTCTTTCCCGCCCCCGGCGTCGACGTCGCCGAGCTGCGTCGCCGCAGCGGGCTGGAGTTCACCGACGAACCCGGCTTCTCCGACTGCCTGCGCCTGAACTCCCCCGGCGACCCGGCGAGCGATCCTCTTTTTCAGGAGGGCTTGGCCTACGCCGCCGATCCGGCGACGACCCTGGCCGCCTGTCTCGCGACCCCCGACCCCGGCGGGAGCGTCCTCGACGCCTGCGCCGCTCCGGGGGGCAAGCTGGCCCACCTGCGCCGCCGCGGCGGATCGACGGCCCGCCTGACGGCCCTCGAGCTCTCCGCACCGCGCCTGAGCGTGCTGGAGGAGAACGCCGAGCGCCTGCAGCTCGGCGCCGCCCTCGTCCACGGTGATCTGCTGCAGCCGCCCTTCTTCGGCCACCGCCTCGACCGGGTTCTCGTCGACACCCCCTGCTCCAACACCGGGGTGCTGGCCCGGCGGGTCGAGGCCCGCTGGCGCCTGTCCGTCGGCGACATCAAGCGCTTGAGCGACCTCCAGGTCGGCCTGCTGCGAGCGGCGGCCCGGTTGGTCAAGCGCGGCGGCCTGCTGATCTACTCCACCTGCTCCCTGGAGCCCGAGGAAAACAGCGGAGTCGTGGAGCGTTTTCTGAAACGTCGCGGCGATTTTATCCTGGAACCAATAACCACCGAGCTCCTCAGCGAGCTCGGTCTGCCCGCCGAGCGCTTCACCCTCGCCGACGGCTGCGCCTGGAGCCTGCCCCAGCATAGCGGCCTCGACGGCGCCTTCGCCGCCCGGATGCGGGCCCTCCCTTGACAGCGGGGGCGGGATAGACCAAAATCGACCTTTGATCGTCCACCTCCGCCCCGGGTCCAACCCCCACGAG
This genomic window contains:
- a CDS encoding polysaccharide deacetylase family protein encodes the protein MSPVKQKLQVFLLGGAFLLLVVLGAVPPAAAGQAELTAFIGEYHATAVEEGTPRYDVAGLLDYLTPERYRIEERLRNDLSSAAAARTWEELRSLAASDQPPLRWERLTDGSESVADYQRYALIGRPRLMWALGKPDEWIDPTLTQREPPRVSILMYHDIRPHSNYSTVITPGQFERQVRYLAENDYTFITISQLLDAVYSGGAGLPERCVALTFDDGWSGVYDYAFPVLKRYGGTATLYVYTNYVDRGGRTISWDQYREMLAAGFEVGSHTVSHCDLTDRETWDGSGTKPPAGRGSYTDRLMHELVDSRLILEEKLGIEVRSLALPYGCYDSYVLKSALLAGYEGVLTIRQANTYVDANTNELELHRWNIVPSLTLGQFIARLER